One Bacillota bacterium DNA window includes the following coding sequences:
- a CDS encoding transposase yields MISLAKYSLIYVKDNSSICYIKSEEDSICPVCGSPDLKVIGSRKRRAWQGDGERMILVVRRLRCLNCRKIHHELPDILVPYKRYTSAAIEAIIDDNTTEICCENSSIYRIKNWFTEAEAYIAGCLSAIAFRLGLETKFRTGPARKRIKDMMGEATGWLARTVRTIVNTNNWLHTRSAFMS; encoded by the coding sequence ATGATAAGCCTCGCAAAGTACAGTCTAATTTACGTTAAGGATAATAGCTCCATATGCTATATCAAAAGTGAAGAAGATAGTATCTGCCCTGTATGCGGCAGTCCGGACCTGAAAGTTATTGGCAGTAGAAAACGTCGTGCCTGGCAGGGCGATGGTGAAAGAATGATTCTGGTTGTCCGGCGGCTCCGGTGCCTGAACTGCCGCAAGATTCACCATGAACTGCCTGACATACTGGTGCCCTACAAAAGGTATACCAGTGCGGCTATCGAAGCAATTATTGATGATAACACCACCGAGATTTGCTGTGAAAATAGCAGCATATACCGGATAAAGAACTGGTTCACTGAAGCAGAGGCATATATTGCCGGTTGCTTATCTGCCATAGCTTTTCGGCTGGGTCTGGAAACAAAATTCAGAACCGGTCCGGCCCGTAAGCGGATTAAGGACATGATGGGTGAAGCAACAGGCTGGCTGGCCAGAACTGTCCGAACAATAGTAAATACAAACAACTGGCTGCATACCCGTTCTGCATTTATGTCCTGA